The Gemmatimonadaceae bacterium DNA segment ATCTCACCCGCCAATGCCGAAACACCAGGATTGTCATTGTATCAGCGCAGATCGCTTGCGAGTCAATGGGCGGTGCCACTCTGTAGTTCACGAGGTGACGCTATCATTTCAGTTTCTATCGCAGACGCTCCGTTCAGTGGACAGATATCGGAGGAAGGCATCACGTGGGATAGCGAAGAATCAGCGTCCGGCGCTTTCCGGCTGACTGGAATGCGTCCGACTTATCCAAGCGGACTTCCTCTATCTCCTGAAGAAGCAGCTAAGTTCCTATATATGCAGTTGGGGACGCGAATAATTCGCGGCCCTGACCTTGTCAGCCAATACGAAGAGACGAACATCGCCCGTTCGGCACACTGCGGTAGTTGGAGGTTTGTCATCGAGACTTCGCTTGATGTTTCCGTTGCCGACGGCGGAAGTGTGACCCGCGACGCCTTCTATCTCCGCCGCCATCCTTCGTGCATCTCAGATCAGATTGCTGTATTTGTCGAGCGAGATTCCCAGCCGACGACGTTCTGGAGCTATCGACTTGTAGGAAGTCAATTGGATAGCGTCCTTGTCCAGCTGAATCTACCGACCCGATTCACTCGAGTTCTCTTCTAGCGACCTCTGGTCGGCAAGAAGACGTAGTGGGGGTATGAATCGGCCCGGGTTTGCCGGAGGCTCCACATCGTGAGAGGTTGGAGCCATGCCCAGACGTTCCCCATTTTCGCCTGAGTTCCGCGAACGCGCCATCCGGATGGTGCTGGACCAGGCCCCGCAGCACGGCTCCCAGTGGGCCGCGATCCGCTCGATCGCCGAGAAGGTCGGCTGTCACCAGGAGACCCTCCGGAACTGGGTCCGCGAGCACGAGCGGAACACGGGCGTGCGACCCGGCCCGACCACGGACGACCTCGCGCGCCTCAAGGAGCTCGAGCGCGAGAACCGCGAGCTGAAGCGCGCCAATGAGATCCTGAAGAAGGCGTCGGCGTATTTCGCCTTGGCGGAGCTCGACCGCCGACCCAACTGATGGTGGCCTTCATCGACGCGCACCGCGCGGCGTACGGAGTCGAGCCGATCTGCGCAGTGCTGCCGATCGCTCCGTCGACCTACTACGAGGCGAAGGCGCGCGCGCGCGACCCGTCGCGCCTGCCGGCCCGCAGCCGCGCGGATGCGGCGCTCCGGCCGGCGCTCCAGCGCGTGTGGGCGGCGACGCGCGGGCGCTACGGGGCGCGCAAGGCCTGGAAGCAGCTCCGCCGGGAGGGCCGCGTGGTGGCGCGCTGCACGGTGGCGCGCGTCTTCAAGGCGATGGGCCTGCGCGGGGTGGTGCGCGGGCGCCGGGCGACGACGACCGTGCCCGAGCCGGCGGCGCACCGGCCGCAGGATCTCGTGCAGCGGAACTTCACGGCGACGCGCCCGAACGCGCTCTGGGTCTCCGACCTGACGTACGTGCCGACGTGGCGCGGCTTCGTGTACGTCGCGTTCGTGACCGATGCGTACTCGCGCCGCATCGTCGGCTGGCGCGCGACGACGACCCTGCGGACGGACCTCGCGCTCGACGCGCTGGAGCAGGCACTCTACGACCGCGCGCTCGACGGCCCGCTCGTGCATCACAGTGACCGCGGGTCGCAGTACCTGGCCATCCGCTACACGGACCGGCTGCTCGAGGCCGGCATCGAATCCTCCGTCGGCAGCCGCGGTGACGCCTACGACAATGCGCTCGCCGAGTCGATCAACGCGCTGTACAAGGCGGAGGTCATCCATCATCTCGGACCGTGGAAGGGCCTGGAGGACGTGGAGTACGCGACGCTCGAGTGGGTGGCCTGGTACAACAGCCAGCGCCTGATGCAGCCGCTCGGGGACATCCCCCCGGCGGAGTACGAAGCGCAGTATTATCACGCCCACGCCGCATCCGCGGCCGTGGGACTCAACTAACCGAGTCTCCGGGAATCCCGGGCCGAT contains these protein-coding regions:
- a CDS encoding IS3 family transposase (programmed frameshift) produces the protein MPRRSPFSPEFRERAIRMVLDQAPQHGSQWAAIRSIAEKVGCHQETLRNWVREHERNTGVRPGPTTDDLARLKELERENRELKRANEILKKASAYFAFGGARPPTQLMVAFIDAHRAAYGVEPICAVLPIAPSTYYEAKARARDPSRLPARSRADAALRPALQRVWAATRGRYGARKAWKQLRREGRVVARCTVARVFKAMGLRGVVRGRRATTTVPEPAAHRPQDLVQRNFTATRPNALWVSDLTYVPTWRGFVYVAFVTDAYSRRIVGWRATTTLRTDLALDALEQALYDRALDGPLVHHSDRGSQYLAIRYTDRLLEAGIESSVGSRGDAYDNALAESINALYKAEVIHHLGPWKGLEDVEYATLEWVAWYNSQRLMQPLGDIPPAEYEAQYYHAHAASAAVGLN